The Prionailurus bengalensis isolate Pbe53 chromosome D2, Fcat_Pben_1.1_paternal_pri, whole genome shotgun sequence genome window below encodes:
- the TBC1D12 gene encoding TBC1 domain family member 12 isoform X3, which produces MVAEAKKREIKEAYKRKKIMKERFKQEENIASAMVIWINEILPNWEVMRSTRRVRELWWQGLPPSVRGKVWSLAVGNELNITPELYEIFLSRAKERWKSFSETSSENDTEGVSVADREASLELIKLDISRTFPSLYIFQKGGPYHDVLHSILGAYTCYRPDVGYVQGMSFIAAVLILNLEEADAFIAFANLLNKPCQLAFFRVDHSMMLKYFATFEVFFEENLSKLFLHFKSYSLTPDIYLIDWIFTLYSKSLPLDLACRVWDVFCRDGEEFLFRTGLGILRLYEDILLQMDFIHIAQFLTKLPEDITSEKLFNCIAAIQMQNSTKKWTQVFASVMKDIKEGDKNNSPALKS; this is translated from the exons ATGGTGGCTGAAGCTAAAAAACGAG aaattaaagaagcctataaaaggaaaaaaataatgaaagaacgatttaaacaggaagaaaatatcGCAAGTGCAATGGTAATTTGGATCAATGAAATACTGCCCAATTGGGAAGTAAT GCGTAGTACAAGAAGAGTTCGAGAATTGTGGTGGCAGGGATTGCCCCCTAGTGTTCGTGGGAAAGTTTGGAGTCTAGCTGTAGGAAATGAACTAAATATCACTCCTG AACTTTATGAAATCTTTCTCTCGAGAGCAAAAGAACGATGGAAAAGCTTTAGTGAAACAAGTTCAGAGAATGATACAgaag GTGTATCTGTTGCTGATCGGGAGGCCAGTCTGGAATTAATTAAGTTGGACATATCCCGTACATTTCCATCCCTTTACATCTTCCAGAAG gGTGGTCCATATCATGATGTCTTACATAGTATCTTAGGGGCATATACGTGTTACAGACCTGATGTTGGTTAT gTCCAAGGGATGTCCTTCATAGCAGCAGTTCTCATTCTCAATTTGGAAGAGGCAGATGCCTTCATTGCGTTTGCAAATCTCCTCAATAAGCCATGCCAGTTGGCCTTTTTTCGTGTGGATCACAGCATG ATGTTGAAATATTTTGCAACGTTTGaagtattttttgaagaaaatctctccaaactatttcttcattttaaatcttACAGTCTTACACCAGACATATACTTGATAGACTG GATCTTCACACTGTATAGCAAATCACTCCCACTTGATCTGGCCTGTAGAGTCTGGGATGTATTTTGCAGAGATGGGGAGGAATTTTTATTTAGGACTGGATTAGGAATCCTCCGATTATATGAAGATATTCTTCTACAAATGGACTTTATTCATATAGCACAGTTCCTAACTAAATTGCCAGAAGATATCACATCAGAAAAGCTGTTCAACTGTATTGCAGCCATTCAGATGCAGAATAGCACCAAAAAATGGACTCAG GTCTTTGCCTCTGTAATGAAGGATATTAAAGAAGGAGACAAGAATAATAGTCCTGCTTTGAAAAGCTAA